The nucleotide window TGCAGCGCGCGCGAGGTCAGGTCGACCAGGATGGCGCCATTGGTCAGGGTGCTGAAATAGGGCTGCCAGTCCTGCATGCGGAAGCTGGAGATGTTGCGGCGCGAATCCTGGGCCGCGTCATATTGCACCATGCCCGCGTCCGGGGTGGCGCCGCCGGCCGCGCCCTGCAGCGGCTGGCCGGTATAGGGGTCGATGGCCTGGGCCAGGGCCGGGGCCGCCAGCCCCGCCGCCGCGCCCATCGCCGCCGAGGCGGTCAGAAATTTCCGGCGCGAGACCGGATTTTTCGGCGTGATCATGTGTCGCTCCTGATATGTGGCGGACCGCTCGCGGCGGTCTTCTCTGCCCGAATTTGCGAAGAATGGCGTTACGACATGGATTTACGCCCCGGCCCGGACCCTTGCAATTCAAACAAGCGTCATTGTCGCAACAGAGTCGCAGCCTGTGGCCCTCACGCAATCTTTCGTTTGAAGCGAGGCGCTGCCTTTTGTATGGCTGGCGCAAAATATCCTCTCGGGACAGGACATGATGCTGAAACTCTCTACCCTGGCGCTTGTTTCGGTGCTGGCGCTTGCCGCCTGCCAGCAGCCGCAGCAGACGCAACTCGGCCCCGACGGCCAGCCGCTGCCGGTCGCCTACAAGATCACCCCGCGGGAAGAGGCGCAGATCCCCGGCCGCATCCTGGGCCAGATCAATGCGCTGCGCGCCAATGTCGCCGCCGCCCCCATGGTGCAGAACCCGATGCTGGACGCGGCCGCCAAGGCCCATGCCCGCGACATGGCGGCGCAGAACCGCGCCTGGCATTTCGGCTCGGACGGCTCCTCGCCGCTGGATCGCATCCGCCGCAACGGCTACATGGGCCACCTGATCGGCGAGAACATCTCCGAGACCTACGAGAACGAGATCGCGACGCTGAACGCCTGGATGCAGACCCGCGACACCCGCGACGTGGTCATGGACCCGCGCGCGACCGAGCTGGGCGTCGGCTGGTACCAGGAACCCTCGGGCAAGATCTGGTGGGTGCTGATCACCGGCGGCGCGACCGCCACGCCGACGACCATGGCCGGCGGCTTTGCCGCCCCCGGCGCCGGAATCTGACCGGACGGCGCGGCCGGACCGGGCCGCGCCTTTCCGCCTTTCATCGGCAGGCGGGCCCTCGGCCGGCGGCTGCGTCGCAGGAGGTCGGGATGAGCGAGATCGACCGAATCCTGGCCGCGGCGCTGGTCCTGGCCGCGGCGGCTGCGGACATCTCCGCCCAGGCATGGCGCGGTGCGCTTGCTGTCCGCTACAAGCCAGACGGCACCTCGCTGACCGAGGCCGACCTGGCCATCGAGTCGATGTGGCGCGAGCGCATCCGGCGGCAGTTTCCCTCGCACGGCATCCTGGGCGAGGAATACGGCGCCGATGCCGGCAGCAGCGCCTTTACCTGGGTGCTCGATCCGATCGACGGCACCCGCCAGTTCGCGGCGGGATTGCTGAACTTCGCCTCGCTGATCGGCGTCTGCCGCGACGGAGTGCCGGTTCTGGGTCTTATCGACCTGCCGGCGCCGGGCGCCCGCTATGTGGCGGCCGAGGGGCGCGGCACGCGCTTCGGCAGCCGCCTTGTCCGCAGCAGCGCGCAGCGCGCGCTGGACAGGGCCGTCGTCAGCCTGGCGAATCCCGACAGTTTCACCGCGCCCGGCAGCGCGGCCGGATACCGCCGGTTGCGCTCGGCCGGGCGGGTCAGGGTGTTCGACGGCGGCGCGGCCGCCTATGGCGCGCTGGCCCGCGGGCTGGTGGATCTTTGCCTGAACGGCGACGACCTGGACGCTTACGACATCTGCGCCCTGTGCCCGGTCGTGCAGGAGGCGGGCGGCGTCATTTCCGACTGGCGGGGTCGGCCGCTGACGCTGCGGTCCAGCGGGGCCATCCTGGCCAGCGCCTCGTCCGAACTGCACGCGGCGGCGCTGGACCGGCTGGCCCTGCCGGGCTGATGGCGATTCGGCCCGGGCCGACATGGCAGGGCAGGGCATGACATGGCAGGCGCGACGGGCAGGCGGCCGGCCTGCGCCGTCCCGGCAATCAAAAGCCCCGCGACGATGCGCAGGGCCCTTGTGACAGGCGCTGCCGGCGGCGCCTAGGGATAGAGGAAAATCGGCACGCCCGGGCGCAGCATGGTGAAGATCTCCTCGATCTCCTCGTCGGTGACGGCGATGCAGCCGGCGGTCCAATCGTTGCGCTGCCGGACCAGCTGCCGCCCCTCGGGGCCGAGGCCGTGGATGAAGATGTCGCCGCCCGGCCGCAGCCCCCTGGCCGCCGCCTGGGTCACGTCCTGCGCGGATGGGTAGGAGATGCCGACCGACAGGTGATAGCGGCTGCGCGGGTTGAAACGGTCGATGAAATACATGCCCTCGGGCGTGCGGCCGTCGCCTTCGAATTGTTTGCGGCCGACCGGCTGATTGCCGAGCTTGATCTCATAGCTCTTGATCACTTCCCGGCCGCTGACGAGATACATCTTGCGCTCGCCCTTCTTCACCACGACCTGCGTGATGGGCGGACCCTGATAGGTCTTTCTGGATTGAGTGCTGTCCCCGCCGCCGCAGCTTGCCACAACAGCCACTGCGACAACCGCGAAAAATGCGCGTATTGCCCGAATCATCACTGCCCTCTGTCTGCGCTATGCGCTTGGTTTTCCCAAGAAATAGCACAGAGATTAAAATTTCGCTAGCTTCGGCGAAATTCCGCCACGGTCTCGACATGCGGCGACCAGCGGAACTGGTCGACCACGAAGAGCCGCGCCAGCGCCCATCCGCCCTCGGCGAGAATCCGCGCGTCCCTTGCAAAAGTGACGGGATCGCAGCTGACCCAGGCCAGCCTGTCCGCGGCCGAGCGGGCCAGTTCGCGCGCCTGCGCCTCGGCCCCGGCGCGCGGCGGGTCGATCACGATTGCGTCATAGGCCAGCTCGTCGGGCATGAGCGGCCGGCGGGCAAGGTCGCGAATCTCGGTCGTGATTCGGCGCAGGCCGGGGCTGCGGCGGGCGGCCGCGTCCAGCGCCTGCAGC belongs to Paracoccus sp. TOH and includes:
- a CDS encoding CAP domain-containing protein; translation: MLKLSTLALVSVLALAACQQPQQTQLGPDGQPLPVAYKITPREEAQIPGRILGQINALRANVAAAPMVQNPMLDAAAKAHARDMAAQNRAWHFGSDGSSPLDRIRRNGYMGHLIGENISETYENEIATLNAWMQTRDTRDVVMDPRATELGVGWYQEPSGKIWWVLITGGATATPTTMAGGFAAPGAGI
- a CDS encoding inositol monophosphatase family protein, producing the protein MSEIDRILAAALVLAAAAADISAQAWRGALAVRYKPDGTSLTEADLAIESMWRERIRRQFPSHGILGEEYGADAGSSAFTWVLDPIDGTRQFAAGLLNFASLIGVCRDGVPVLGLIDLPAPGARYVAAEGRGTRFGSRLVRSSAQRALDRAVVSLANPDSFTAPGSAAGYRRLRSAGRVRVFDGGAAAYGALARGLVDLCLNGDDLDAYDICALCPVVQEAGGVISDWRGRPLTLRSSGAILASASSELHAAALDRLALPG
- a CDS encoding L,D-transpeptidase family protein, whose amino-acid sequence is MIRAIRAFFAVVAVAVVASCGGGDSTQSRKTYQGPPITQVVVKKGERKMYLVSGREVIKSYEIKLGNQPVGRKQFEGDGRTPEGMYFIDRFNPRSRYHLSVGISYPSAQDVTQAAARGLRPGGDIFIHGLGPEGRQLVRQRNDWTAGCIAVTDEEIEEIFTMLRPGVPIFLYP